One region of Miscanthus floridulus cultivar M001 chromosome 19, ASM1932011v1, whole genome shotgun sequence genomic DNA includes:
- the LOC136529623 gene encoding uncharacterized protein, with translation MLSLSRALGRRLFSSAAAASESAAAASTSAVRKAQNPLEEFFEVERSTEEDKPPPHYGRSWKASELRIKSWDDLQKLWYVLLKEKNMLMTQRQMLHSENMRFPNPERISKVKKSMCRIKHVLTERAIAEPDPRRSSELKRMINAL, from the exons ATGCTGTCCCTGTCGAGGGCGCTCGGGAGGCGGCTCTTCTCATCTGCCGCCGCCGCGTCGGAGTCAGCCGCGGCCGCGTCGACGTCGGCGGTCAGGAAGGCGCAGAACCCGCTCGAGGAGTTCTTCGAGGTCGAGCGGAGTACCGAGGAAGACAAGCCCCCTCCCCACTACG GTCGCAGTTGGAAGGCTTCTGAATTGCGTATAAAATCTTGGGATGACCTTCAGAAGCTGTGGTATGTTCTTCTAAAAGAAAAGAACATGCTAATGACACAGCGTCAGATGCTGCATTCAGAGAACATGCGGTTTCCAAATCCAGAACGAATTTCCAAG GTAAAAAAATCAATGTGCCGGATAAAGCATGTCTTGACTGAGAGGGCTATAGCCGAGCCTGATCCAAGGAGATCTTCGGAACTGAAGCGGATGATAAACGCCCTGTGA
- the LOC136525401 gene encoding uncharacterized protein: MSSKRTLRSYFSSSSGSGPSTNESTTQPKKPRAEFSQSNMIADPENRKPIDDYEPEIRDQVKRAYALSGPIQPREFQFPSKWIGGQWRSFQKTLFHEFDWLEYSESKDAVFYLYCYLFFNSGKPEKTGSSVFAHQGYVNWKKAKDTFSKYNACKTHVEARLKFDDFMNQRTSVGRKLVEVSTEEEKQYEIRLTSSLDVARFLISQGQPFRGDDESSTSLNKGTFREMIDWYKDKVEIVKDAYDKGSKNCQMLSLDIQKDLAKACAEEVIAVIMDEIRGRKFSMLIDESRDVSIKEQMAVILRFVNDEGKVVERFLGLQHVQSCATIALKEALVSMLSSHNLSISMLRGQGYDGASNMRDIADFFNYIPLIINNVGASCMRKDALLTKHHDMLLEKIENCEIMTGRGLNQESSLARPGDTRWGSHLKILLRILVMWEAIIDVLKIVKKDSIKPTCNGGALGLIGKIESFDFVFILHLMIELLSMTDILPHALQRKDQDIVEAMHLIADVKDSLQDMRGNGWEPLLKKVKTFCEKNEIEVPDMGKKINVRGTSRRRKQKVTNMHYYHVKIFLVAIDAILTELNHRFSEISSELLVCMAAFKQRNSFSNFDMNKLVRLAEIYAEDFDIGELVVLPNQLRQFMNRARRTPEFLGCTELGKVAKIMDLKRKAYKPQVVLLGPFYHRDGELLCSPWRSTSAGRCGTCCATLSCRWRSSWRSWRRSRSRCAYLDLGDEWASADGRERFLEMMIVNGCFLLEVMKATEQDERNNVSE, encoded by the exons ATGTCGTCGAAAAGAACTCTGCGCAGTTACTTTTCAAGTTCTAGTGGTAGTGGTCCATCAACTAATGAGAGCACAACTCAACCAAAGAAACCTAGAGCAGAGTTTAGTCAATCGAACATGATTGCAGACCCTGAAAATCGCAAACCAATTGATGATTATGAACCTGAAATTAGAGACCAAGTAAAGAGAGCATATGCTTTGAGTGGTCCAATCCAACCTCGTGAATTTCAATTTCCTAGTAAATGGATTGGTGGTCAATGGAGATCATTTCAAAAGACTTTGTTTCATGAATTTGATTGGCTAGAATATAGTGAGTCCAAGGATGCAGTTTTTTACTTATATTGTTATCTCTTCTTTAATTCGGGAAAGCCTGAAAAAACTGGGAGTTCTGTCTTTGCACATCAAGGTTATGTGAATTGGAAAAAAGCTAAGGATACTTTTAGTAAGTACAATGCTTGCAAGACTCATGTAGAGGCTAGGCTGAAGTTTGATGACTTTATGAACCAAAGGACAAGTGTGGGTCGAAAATTAGTTGAGGTAAGCACGGAGGAAGAAAAGCAATATGAGATTCGTTTGACATCTTCTTTAGATGTTGCAAGATTTCTCATATCACAAGGGCAACCTTTTCGTGGAGATGATGAGAGTTCTACTTCCCTCAACAAGGGTACATTCAGAGAGATGATTGATTGGTATAAAGATAAGGTTGAGATTGTGAAGGACgcatatgacaaaggttctaaaaATTGCCAAATGTTATCTCTTGATATACAAAAGGACCTTGCAAAAGCTTGTGCAGAGGAAGTCATAGCTGTCATTATGGATGAGATTCGAGGTAGAAAATTCTCGATGCTTATTGATGAGTCTCGAGATGTATCAATAAAAGAGCAAATGGCAGTGATTCTAAG GTTTGTCAATGATGAAGGAAAAGTGGTGGAGAGATTTCTTGGACTTCAGCATGTTCAGAGTTGTGCAACTATTGCACTGAAAGAAGCTTTGGTTAGTATGCTTTCAAGTCATAATTTGTCTATCTCTATGCTCCGTGGGCAAGGGTATGATGGAGCTTCTAATATGAGAG ACATTGCAGATTTCTTTAACTATATTCCTTTAATAATCAACAATGTGGGTGCAAGTTGCATGAGAAAAGATGCCTTGCTTACAAAGCATCATGATATGTTGCTAGAAAAGATTGAGAATTGTGAGATTATGACTGGAAGAGGTTTAAATCAAGAAAGCAGCCTAGCTAGGCCTGGAGATACTAGATGGGGTTCACATCTTAAAATTTTGCTTCGCATTTTAGTCATGTGggaggctatcatagatgtccttaAGATAGTAAAGAAAGATTCTATTAAACCAACATGTAATGGTGGAGCTTTAGGTTTAATTGGAAAAATAGAGAGCTTTGATTTTGTGTTCATCCTGCATTTGATGATAGAATTGTTGAGCATGACAGATATTTTGCCACATGCTTTGCAAAGGAAGGATCAAGACATAGTTGAAGCAATGCATTTGATCGCGGATGTGAAAGATAGCTTGCAGGATATGAGAGGAAATGGATGGGAGCCATTACTCAAAAAAGTGAAAACGTTCTGTGAGAAGAATGAGATTGAAGTGCCAGATATGGGTAAGAAAATAAATGTTAGAGGGACATCTAGACGAAGAAAACAAAAGGTAACAAACATGCATTACTATCATGTTAAGATTTTTCTTGTCGCCATTGATGCCATCTTGACTGAGTTGAATCATCGGTTCAGTGAAATTAGTTCAGAGTTATTAGTATGTATGGCTGCTTTTAAACAAAGGAACTCCTTCTCTAATtttgatatgaacaaacttgtgAGGCTTGCTGAAATTTATGCTGAGGATTTTGATATTGGTGAACTTGTTGTTTTGCCAAATCAACTTAGACAGTTTATGAACCGTGCTAGAAGAACTCCAGAATTTCTTGGATGCACTGAACTTGGAAAAGTTGCTAAAATTATG GACCTCAAGCGCAAGGCGTACAAGCCGCAGGTGGTGTTGCTGGGCCCCTTCTACCACCGCGACGGCGAGCTGCTCTGCTCCCCATGGAGGAGCACAAGCGCCGGGCGCTGCGGCACCTGCTGCGCCACGCTAAGCTGCCGCTGGAGGAGTTCATGGCGGTCGTGGAGGAGATCGCGGAGCCGCTGCGCGTACCTGGACCTCGGCGATGAATGGGCCAGCGCCGACGGGAGGGAGCGGTTCCTGGAGATGATGATTGTCAACGGCTGCTTCCTGCTAGAGGTGATGAAGGCCACCGAGCAGGACGAGAGGAATAATGTCAGCGAGTAG